The following coding sequences lie in one Phalacrocorax aristotelis chromosome 2, bGulAri2.1, whole genome shotgun sequence genomic window:
- the CHPF2 gene encoding chondroitin sulfate glucuronyltransferase encodes MRLAALLAALRPVLPLVLGLSLGCSLSLLRASWSQSRGEDQCLRAAGRPGPLVGGVHLEAVDARQGPGHEDFRPRIVPYYRDPNKPYKKVLRTRYIQTELGFHERLFVAVLTSKATLNTLAVAVNKTVAHHFPRLLYFTGLRSAKVPHGMVLVAHGDERPIWLMYETMHYIHQHFGSDYDWFYIMQDDTYAQAEQVKALVMHLSINQDVYLGRAEEFIGGDEQARYCHGGFGYLISRSLLLKLHPHLDSCRNEILSVRPDEWLGRCIIDFLGITCVSELQGQHYHTYELAKNTEPEKEEEEEFQAALSVHPVSDMTLMYRLHKHFSRIQLDRAYQEIQDLQIQIRNLTSLTPAGEAGLTWPVGINAPFLPKSRFEVINWDYFTEQHLFSCPDGSPKCELSGAGKADVSEIIESALEQLNSRYQPLLRFSKRQLLNGYRRFDPTRGMEYTLDLLLEAVTQKGHSHILAKRVSLVRPLSKVEIIPMPYVTEATRVQLVLPLTVQDLDFVANFLDMFAMNTLDTHDNALLTLLFIYHPYDAQRVSQVDVFAGVKAMVGELEKRYAEVKIPWISVKTEVPSQVKLMDIVSKKHPVDTLFFLASVWTEINMEFLNRCRMNTISNWQVFFPMHFQEFNPALVYRGEQTASSSTDFLRDGHFDRHSFAEACFYNSDYMTARTKLAADILDRDEVLESMEVFDVFLHYSGLHLFRAVEPGLVQKYALRSCNPRLSEELYHRCVLSNLEGLASRSHLAMALFEQEQANST; translated from the exons ATGCGCCTGGCTGCGCTGCTGGCTGCGCTGCGGCCCGTGCTGCCGCTCGTCCTGGGCCTCTCCCTCGGCTGCAGCCTGAGCCTGCTGCGTGCGTCCTGGAGCCAGAGCAGAGGCGAGGACCAGTGTCTGCGGGCGGCGGGCCGCCCCGGGCCCCTCGTCGGCGGAGTGCATCTGGAGGCAGTGGATGCGAGGCAGGGCCCAGGCCACGAGGACTTCAGGCCTAGGATCGTGCCATACTACAGAGACCCTAACAAGCCCTACAAAAAAGTGCTTAG AACTCGCTACATCCAGACAGAATTGGGATTCCATGAAAGACTGTTTGTGGCTGTGCTGACCTCTAAGGCTACCCTGAATACGTTGGCAGTGGCAGTGAACAAGACAGTAGCCCATCACTTCCCACGCCTGCTGTACTTCACAGGGTTGCGCAGTGCCAAGGTGCCTCATGGCATGGTGCTGGTGGCCCATGGGGATGAACGTCCCATTTGGCTCATGTACGAGACCATGCACTATATCCATCAGCATTTTGGTTCTGACTATGACTGGTTCTACATCATGCAGGATGACACCTATGCTCAGGCTGAACAGGTCAAGGCTCTGGTGATGCACCTAAGTATTAACCAAGATGTCTATCTGGGACGTGCAGAGGAGTTTATTGGGGGAGATGAGCAGGCCCGCTACTGTCATGGTGGCTTTGGCTACCTGATCTCCCGCAGCCTGCTGCTTAAGCTCCATCCACACCTGGACAGCTGTCGCAATGAGATCCTTAGTGTGCGGCCAGATGAGTGGCTGGGACGTTGCATCATTGATTTCCTTGGCATCACTTGTGTTTCTGAGCTCCAG GGCCAGCATTATCACACCTATGAATTGGCTAAAAATACTGAgccagagaaggaggaagaagaggagttTCAAGCAGCTCTTTCTGTGCACCCTGTTTCTGACATGACCCTAATGTACCGGCTGCACAAGCACTTCAGCAGGATCCAGTTGGACAGAGCCTACCAGGAGATCCAGGACCTCCAG ATTCAGATCAGGAACCTGACGTCATTGACCCCTGCAGGTGAGGCAGGCTTGACGTGGCCTGTGGGAATTAATGCCCCGTTTCTTCCAAAGTCGCGTTTTGAGGTAATCAACTGGGACTACTTCACTGAACAGCACCTCTTCTCCTGTCCTGATGGCTCCCCCAAGTGTGAACTCTCTGGAGCCGGAAAAGCAGATGTCAGTGAAATCATTGAGTCAGCACTTGAGCAACTTAACAGTCGCTACCAACCTCTGCTCCGCTTCAGCAAGCGGCAGTTGCTGAATGGCTATCGGCGTTTTGACCCCACACGGGGCATGGAATATACACTGGACCTACTGCTGGAGGCAGTGACCCAAAAGGGCCACAGTCACATTCTGGCCAAACGAGTGAGCTTGGTGCGGCCCTTAAGTAAGGTGGAGATTATTCCCATGCCATATGTGACAGAGGCCACACGGGTGCAACTGGTGCTTCCCTTGACAGTGCAGGACCTGGATTTTGTGGCAAACTTCCTGGATATGTTTGCTATGAACACACTGGACACACATGATAATGCCTTGCTGACTTTGCTTTTCATCTACCATCCCTATGATGCCCAGCGTGTCAGTCAGGTGGATGTTTTTGCTGGAGTCAAAGCCATGGTAGGAGAGCTGGAGAAACGCTATGCAGAAGTTAAAATCCCCTGGATTAGTGTTAAAACTGAGGTGCCATCACAAGTGAAACTCATGGATATAGTCTCAAAGAAGCACCCCGTGGACACACTATTCTTCTTGGCCAGTGTCTGGACAGAAATCAACATGGAGTTCCTGAACCGCTGCCGCATGAATACTATCAGCAACTGGCAGGTCTTTTTCCCCATGCATTTTCAAGAGTTCAACCCTGCGTTGGTGTACCGTGGTGAGCAGACTGCTTCTTCCAGCACTGACTTCCTGAGGGATGGGCATTTTGACAGACATTCCTTTGCTGAGGCCTGCTTTTATAATTCTGACTATATGACAGCACGTACCAAGCTAGCAGCTGATATCCTAGACCGAGATGAGGTGCTGGAGAGCATGGAGGTATTTGACGTCTTCCTCCACTATTCTGGTCTGCACCTATTTAGGGCTGTGGAGCCAGGGTTAGTGCAGAAATATGCACTGAGGAGCTGCAATCCCCGGCTTAGTGAGGAGTTATACCACCGCTGTGTGCTTAGTAACTTGGAAGGACTCGCATCCCGCTCACATTTAGCCATGGCCCTCTTTGAGCAGGAACAGGCCAACAGCACTTGA